The Paenibacillus beijingensis nucleotide sequence GCTTACACGGAGGAGGTTGCGCGGCCGCTTAGCCAGCTTGCAACCGGAATCGGGGCGATTACGGTGCAGGACAACCGTTGGCTGCGGGTCGATATTAAATCGCTCAATCTGCTGCCGAACGTGCTTGCCAAGCAAAAGGCGAAGGAAGCCGGAGCGGTGGAGGCCATCTTCATCCGGGACGGGCATGTGACCGAAGCGAGCGCGTCGAACGTGTTCGGCATTCGAAATGGGGTTATTTACACCCATCCGGTCAGCCCGTTCATATTAAACGGCATTACACGTCAGGCCTTGAAGGTATTGGCGGAGAAAGTCGGTATACAGTGGGTGGATGAGGCGTTTACGGAGCAAGAGCTGATGGAGATGGACGAAGTGATTATGACCAACACCGTTCTTGAAGTATGTCCGGTCATCAGCATAAACGGTCAGCCCGTCGGTAAGGGACAGCCTGGTCAGCATACGATCCGGCTGCAGCAGGCTTTCGCCGAAGAAATAGCGGTCCTGAAAAGAGGGAAGGTAGATGCTTGAGCTGCGCAGCAATATTGAACAGCTGACAGGGCAAGCCGGAGGAATGTGGGGTGTGACTGTCACAGATTTGCATTCAGGCGAGAAGATGACCCTAAATGGCAGCGAGCCGTTTAACTCCGCGAGTATTATTAAGGTCCCGATTATGGCCGCCGCTTTTGCGGCGGTTTACGACGGGGAGTTGGCCCTTGGCAGCCGGATTGAATGCCGCCTGGATGATATGGCCGGCGGCTCAGGCATTATGCGGCATTTGACGCCGGGAGTTGCGCTGACGGTGAACGATCTCATTACGCTCATGATTATTCAAAGCGATAATACCGCGACCAACATGCTCATTGATGCGCTTGGCACAAACCGTATTCAGGCAACGGTTGCCGAGCTTGGCATGACAAACACCCGCTTTTACCACAAAGTAGGCTTGATGATGGCGCAGCCCGAAGGCCGCAACACGATAACGGCCGACGATGCGGCCATCATGCTGACAAGACTCGGTGAAGGCAGCTTTATATCCCGCCATGCGTGCCAACAGATGATCGACATCATGAAAAACCAGCAGTACCGAAACGGTTTGCCGCAGCAATTGCCGGCTGCCGGTGCTGGTCCTGTCGGCATACTGCCGGAATGGGAACTTGCCAACAAGACAGGCTGGGTCGACGGCATCCAGCACGACGCCGGCATTTTATATGCCAAAGGCCGTGCGGTAGCCGTCACCGTATTATCCAGGAATGGCGGCACCCCTTCGGAGGCGCTGGCGTGCATCGCTGCAATCGGCAGGGAAGTATATCGTTATATGTGCCGCCAAGAGTAAATGTGAGGCGCGTTATGTGTTTTTACAGGCTTAAAGCTATTGAAGTGGTTTTGCCTTCGGCAAAACTAAAAGTGTATGCTTACGAAGTGGTTTTGCCTTCGGCAAAACCTTAAGGAGGAAGCGGGATGCTGGCTTATACGGGCAAGCGGTTGCTGTCTTTGATTCCTATTCTGGGTATCGTCGCCATTGTCGTATTTTTTATGATTCATCTTACCCCCGGCGACCCGGCGGCAATAATGCTCGGACCGGAGGCCTCGCAGCAGGATATTGCCAACTTGCGGAGTCACCTTGGACTCGATGAGCCTGTGATTGTCCGGTTTGCAGAATGGATCGGGGGAGTGCTGACCGGCGATCTCGGCACATCGATTTTCATGAAAATGCCGGTGAGCGAAGCGATCATGGAGCACGCGGGTCCAACGGTGTCCCTGACCATTATGGCGCAATTCATTGCTATTATCATTGCGATTCCGCTCGGCATATGGGCCGCCAGAAAAAAAGGAGAGCTTACGGACCAGGCCGTGATGGGCGTCTCTTTACTCGGTATTTCAACGCCCAGTTTCCTGATTGGACTGTTTTTAATTTTACTGTTCGCAGTGCGCCTTCATTGGCTCCCTGCTTCCGGATACCAGCCGCTTACTGAGGGTCTGGGAGCCCATCTCAAATATTTGCTGCTTCCGTCTCTTTCCCTCGGGTTTATGCAGGCCGCGCTTATCGCCCGCATGACACGGGCGTCCATGCTGGAGGTTTTGAACCAGAGTTTTATCGAGATTGCCCGCGCCAAAGGACTGCATGAAACGACGATTGTGTTCAAACATGCGCTCCGCAACGCCTCGATTCCAATCTTGACCGTAACCGGGCAGTCGCTTGCGCTGCTTATTGGAGGGGCTACCGTAACCGAATCGGTATTTAACATTCCAGGCATCGGACAGCTGATTGTCAATTCGGTGGAACGCCGGGATTACGAGGTCATTCAGGGGGTCGTACTGGTCATTGCCACGCTTTACGTGTTTATTAATCTGGTTATCGATTTGCTGTACGGCCTTCTGGATCCCCGGGTTCGTTTGAACCGTTAATAAGGAGTAGAGGAGGAATGCACAGGTGAGTACCGTACTGTCCGATAAAAGATCCGGAAGCAGTGCCGAGTCTCTGCATGAAGCGCGGGGACGTCATCGGCGGGAACGGCGGGCGCTGCTGGTTCGGGCTGTTCTTCACCATAAGCTGGCAGTGGCCGGGCTGATGCTCGTCGTCCTGGTGGCGCTGCTTGCGTTGCTGGCTCCTGTCCTTACCGCATACAACCCGCTCACGGTTGATGTCGTGAACAGGCTAAGTCCACCGTCGGGCAAGCATCTGTTCGGAACCGACAATTTCGGACGCGACATTTTTGCGCGTGCCGCTTACGGGGCGCGCCTGTCGCTGCTCGTAGGTCTGAGTGTGGCTGTCATTGCGGGTGCGGCAGGCATGCTGATCGGTCTGGCAGCCGCTTATTTCCGGCGTATGGACTATCTGCTCATGCGCTTATGCGACGGTTTGATGGCGTTTCCGGCCATTTTGCTCGCAATTGCCATCATGGCGGCGCTCGGCCCGAAAATTCAAAATGTGATTATTGCATTGTCTATTGTATATACCCCGAACGTGGCCCGTGCCGTGCGATCAACCGCTCTGGTCGTAAAGGAGCAGACATTTGTGGAAGCGCTCGGTTCGCTTGGGGCGGGACATATCCGCATTTTGCTCGGCAATATCGCGCCTAACTGTCTGACACCGCTTATTATTCAAGGCACGTTCATTTTTGCTGACGCCATTATCTCGGAAGCGGCGCTCAGTTTTCTCGGAGCGGGTATTCCGGCGCCTGCGGCAAGCTGGGGCAACATTTTGTTTGACGGCAAAACCTACATTTACAACGGCTGGTGGATGGTGCTGTTTCCCGGAATACTGTTGATGCTGACAGTTCTTGGACTGAATCTTTCCGGCGATGGATTGCGGGATCTGCTGGACCCCCATAGCAAGAAATAAACCGTTATGAAATGAGGAGGGGAGACGATAGATTTGAGCAAAGCGGAGAACGAATATGCGATCGAAAGCCGTGCAGATGGGAACGGATCGGATGTCTTGCTGCGCGTGGAGGAACTGAAAACCCGCTTTGATACGGTCAGAGGTACCGTTACTGCCGTGGACGGAGTGCAGTTTACGATACGCAAAGGGGAAATATTGGGTGTTGTCGGCGAGTCGGGCTGCGGCAAAAGTGTGACTTCCCGATCGATTATGCGGCTGTACGACGAAAACAAGGCAGTCAGCCATGAGGGCGGCGTTTTTTATAAAAACGAAAATTTGCTGTCCTTGTCCAAGAAACGGATGCGGCAAATCCGCGGCAACGAGATCGCCATGATTTTTCAGGATACGCTAAGCTCGCTTAATCCCGTTTATTCGATCGGCAGCCAGATCGCGGAGGCGGTCCGGCGGCATACAAAATGCGGCAGGAAGCACGCTTATGAAAAAGCGGTGCTGTTGCTCGCTGATGTGGGGATACCCGATCCGGCCAAGCGGGTGCATGAATTTCCGCATCAGTTGTCCGGCGGCATGAGGCAGCGGGTGATGATTGCCATGGCGCTTGCTTGCGAGCCTGGCCTGCTCATTGCGGACGAGCCGACGACCGCTCTGGATGTAACGATTCAATCGCAAATACTGGATCTGATCAGCAGTTTGCAGGAGCGGTATGGCATGAGCATTATGCTCATTACCCACGATTTGGGTGTCGTCACCGAAATATGCACACGGGTCGTTGTGATGTATCTCGGGCAAATCATCGAAGATACAGATGTGTCCACGTTGTTCCGCAATCCGCTGCATCCCTATACGCAGGGCTTGCTGCAATCGATGCCGAAGGCGGACAGCCCGAGGAGCGGCCGCTTAAGCTCAATTCCCGGCGTGGTGCCATCGCTGCATCATGTCCCGGCAGGCTGCCGCTTTGCCGGCCGCTGTCCGCATGCTGATCACAAATGTTTGGAGTGCGCGCCAAAGCTGGAAAGTGTCGAGGACGGGCATCTAGTTCGCTGCTGGCATTACCGGAGCATCAGGTGGGAAGGGGGAACGGAACATGGCGCTCAATCGGGGACTGCGCTCTGAACAGCCGATTCTGGAAGTGAAGGGATTAAAAAAACACTTTCCTGTGAAGGGCGGGCTTGGAGCGCCGAAGCGGCAGGTGAAAGCGATCAATGACGTAAGTTTTGCGCTGTATGAGGGTGAAACCTACGGGCTTGTCGGCGAGTCGGGCTGCGGCAAAAGCACGACCGGCCGCGCCATTCTGCGGCTGATTGAGCCGTCGGAAGGCCAACTAATTTATAATGGCTCCGATTTGTGCAAGCTCGACCGCAAAAGCATGATGGCGCTGCGCAAGGAAATGCAAATGATTTTTCAGGACCCGTATTCTTCACTCAACCCGCGTAAGCGAGTCGGGACGATGATTGAAGAGCCGCTCGTTATTCACGGTATCGGAAATAAGCATGAGCGGACGCTCAAAGCGCTGGAGCTGCTGGAGAAGGTTGGACTTCATCCGGAGCAGTATTACCGCTTTCCGCACGAGTTTTCGGGCGGACAAAGGCAGCGGATCGGCATCGCCCGCGCGCTCGCCGTGCAGCCGAAGATTATAATCTGCGACGAGCCTGTATCCGCGCTGGACGTGTCCATCCAATCGCAAATCATTAATCTGCTCGAGGAGCTGCAGGAACGGGAGCGCCTGACGTATTTATTCATTTCCCATGATCTGGGCGTCGTTCGTCATATGACGGATCGGATCGGCGTGATGTATATGGGCCGAATTGTCGAGGAAGCGCCGACAGAGCTTCTGTTTGAACGGCCGCTTCATCCTTATACGAGAGAGCTGCTGGCCGCTATTCCGGTTCCGGGCAAGGAGCGGCGCCGCCACGCCAGAAGCGGCGAGACACCGTCACCGCTCAATCTGCCGGTTGGCTGCGCTTTTCAAAGCCGTTGTCCCCATGTAACGGAACGGTGCCGCCAGGAGGCACCGCGGAGGCAGCAGATCGAAATGAATCATTACACGGAATGCCATCTGTATGAAACCGGGGAGGCCTTGAATTGAAAGCGGATCTATGGATTAAAAACGGCTTGATCGTGGACGGCAGCGGCGCCGAGCGCAGACAAGGCGGCGTAGCCGTCTCGGACGGAAAGCTCATCATGACCGGCGAGGGCGCGGCACGCGATGAAGATATCGATTCAGATGCAATCATAGACGCAGAAGGTCTTATCGTAGCGCCGGGTTTTATCGATATTCATACCCACTCGGATTTAACGCTATTAATCGATTCGCGGGGAGCGAGCAAAATTTCGCAGGGCGTTACCACCGAAATTGTCGGCAACTGCGGCATGTCGGCCGTTGATTGCTGCGGAACACATAAAGATGAAATTCGCGAAGGCGCCTCGTTCCTGTATGCCGACCTAATCCCTTGGACATGGAACAACTACGCCGACTATTTGGCGGAGTTCGACAAACGCGGCATTTCCATGAATGTCGGTTGCTTTATCGGTCACGGAACTGTAAGAGCATCCGTGATGGGATATGAAAACCGGCAGCCTGCGCCTGAAGAAATGGATGCGATGAAACAATTTGTTGCCGAAGCGATGGAAGCGGGTGCGTTGGGGCTCTCGTCCGGTCTTATTTATTCGCCGGGCATATTCGCGCAGTCCGGGGAGCTGATTGAGCTGTGCAAGGTGGTCGCCCGCTACGGAGGCGTGTACACGACCCATATGCGCAATGAATCGACCGGTCTGCTTGACTCCGTGGAAGAAGCGCTGTATGTCGCGCGAGAGGC carries:
- the dat gene encoding D-amino-acid transaminase, producing MEYALRNDKIMPKADITISLEDRGYQFGDGIYEVIRFYDGELFHLDAHLARLDISARQINLTLPLSMDALARRLKELTALSKIGDGKIYLQITRGVSRRAHAFPEETEPLLTAYTEEVARPLSQLATGIGAITVQDNRWLRVDIKSLNLLPNVLAKQKAKEAGAVEAIFIRDGHVTEASASNVFGIRNGVIYTHPVSPFILNGITRQALKVLAEKVGIQWVDEAFTEQELMEMDEVIMTNTVLEVCPVISINGQPVGKGQPGQHTIRLQQAFAEEIAVLKRGKVDA
- a CDS encoding ABC transporter permease, producing the protein MLAYTGKRLLSLIPILGIVAIVVFFMIHLTPGDPAAIMLGPEASQQDIANLRSHLGLDEPVIVRFAEWIGGVLTGDLGTSIFMKMPVSEAIMEHAGPTVSLTIMAQFIAIIIAIPLGIWAARKKGELTDQAVMGVSLLGISTPSFLIGLFLILLFAVRLHWLPASGYQPLTEGLGAHLKYLLLPSLSLGFMQAALIARMTRASMLEVLNQSFIEIARAKGLHETTIVFKHALRNASIPILTVTGQSLALLIGGATVTESVFNIPGIGQLIVNSVERRDYEVIQGVVLVIATLYVFINLVIDLLYGLLDPRVRLNR
- a CDS encoding ABC transporter ATP-binding protein, which codes for MESRADGNGSDVLLRVEELKTRFDTVRGTVTAVDGVQFTIRKGEILGVVGESGCGKSVTSRSIMRLYDENKAVSHEGGVFYKNENLLSLSKKRMRQIRGNEIAMIFQDTLSSLNPVYSIGSQIAEAVRRHTKCGRKHAYEKAVLLLADVGIPDPAKRVHEFPHQLSGGMRQRVMIAMALACEPGLLIADEPTTALDVTIQSQILDLISSLQERYGMSIMLITHDLGVVTEICTRVVVMYLGQIIEDTDVSTLFRNPLHPYTQGLLQSMPKADSPRSGRLSSIPGVVPSLHHVPAGCRFAGRCPHADHKCLECAPKLESVEDGHLVRCWHYRSIRWEGGTEHGAQSGTAL
- a CDS encoding serine hydrolase, with protein sequence MLELRSNIEQLTGQAGGMWGVTVTDLHSGEKMTLNGSEPFNSASIIKVPIMAAAFAAVYDGELALGSRIECRLDDMAGGSGIMRHLTPGVALTVNDLITLMIIQSDNTATNMLIDALGTNRIQATVAELGMTNTRFYHKVGLMMAQPEGRNTITADDAAIMLTRLGEGSFISRHACQQMIDIMKNQQYRNGLPQQLPAAGAGPVGILPEWELANKTGWVDGIQHDAGILYAKGRAVAVTVLSRNGGTPSEALACIAAIGREVYRYMCRQE
- a CDS encoding ABC transporter permease; this encodes MSTVLSDKRSGSSAESLHEARGRHRRERRALLVRAVLHHKLAVAGLMLVVLVALLALLAPVLTAYNPLTVDVVNRLSPPSGKHLFGTDNFGRDIFARAAYGARLSLLVGLSVAVIAGAAGMLIGLAAAYFRRMDYLLMRLCDGLMAFPAILLAIAIMAALGPKIQNVIIALSIVYTPNVARAVRSTALVVKEQTFVEALGSLGAGHIRILLGNIAPNCLTPLIIQGTFIFADAIISEAALSFLGAGIPAPAASWGNILFDGKTYIYNGWWMVLFPGILLMLTVLGLNLSGDGLRDLLDPHSKK
- a CDS encoding ABC transporter ATP-binding protein — its product is MALNRGLRSEQPILEVKGLKKHFPVKGGLGAPKRQVKAINDVSFALYEGETYGLVGESGCGKSTTGRAILRLIEPSEGQLIYNGSDLCKLDRKSMMALRKEMQMIFQDPYSSLNPRKRVGTMIEEPLVIHGIGNKHERTLKALELLEKVGLHPEQYYRFPHEFSGGQRQRIGIARALAVQPKIIICDEPVSALDVSIQSQIINLLEELQERERLTYLFISHDLGVVRHMTDRIGVMYMGRIVEEAPTELLFERPLHPYTRELLAAIPVPGKERRRHARSGETPSPLNLPVGCAFQSRCPHVTERCRQEAPRRQQIEMNHYTECHLYETGEALN